One Pseudomonas tolaasii NCPPB 2192 genomic window carries:
- a CDS encoding chorismate mutase has product MKYQLVFALLFFSATANAAPATLEPLLNSIAERLTIADQVALSKWDSHKAVEDRPREQAVLASVKTQAPTYKLAPEAAEQFFAAQIEANKLVQYTRLSDWHFKGKAPDTPRPDLVGKIRPVLDQLQKNLLQQLADFSPERTNPQCPQWLAQAVHQPLYDPLQQIAMTRATAELCIYQP; this is encoded by the coding sequence TTGAAGTACCAACTTGTGTTCGCTCTGTTATTTTTTAGTGCCACAGCAAACGCCGCACCCGCCACCCTCGAACCCCTGCTCAATAGCATTGCCGAACGCCTGACCATCGCCGATCAAGTGGCCCTGAGCAAATGGGACAGTCACAAGGCCGTGGAAGACCGCCCGCGCGAGCAAGCTGTGCTCGCCAGCGTAAAAACGCAGGCGCCAACTTACAAACTGGCCCCCGAAGCCGCCGAGCAGTTTTTCGCGGCGCAGATCGAGGCCAATAAACTGGTGCAATACACTCGCCTTTCCGATTGGCACTTCAAGGGCAAGGCACCCGACACTCCGCGCCCGGACCTGGTCGGGAAAATCCGCCCGGTACTCGACCAACTGCAAAAGAACCTGCTGCAGCAACTGGCTGATTTCAGCCCCGAACGCACCAACCCGCAGTGCCCGCAATGGCTTGCACAAGCCGTGCACCAACCGCTTTACGACCCGCTGCAACAAATTGCCATGACCCGCGCCACTGCCGAGCTCTGCATTTACCAACCGTGA
- a CDS encoding YkgJ family cysteine cluster protein produces MKPQLIAAAELDRLETWQKYSAHMCGGCVSSCCTLPVEVKIKDLIRIGIVDEFERGDPPKNIAKRLQKEGIVERFNSKSEIFTLQRMSNNDCLYLDRKTRFCTIYDKRPDTCRNHPKIGPRPGYCAYKPKEVVRETKFRTLDKF; encoded by the coding sequence ATGAAGCCTCAACTGATCGCCGCCGCGGAACTCGACCGTCTTGAAACGTGGCAGAAATATTCCGCGCACATGTGCGGCGGCTGCGTGTCCAGCTGCTGCACGCTGCCGGTCGAAGTGAAGATCAAGGACCTGATCCGCATCGGCATCGTCGATGAATTCGAGCGCGGTGACCCGCCGAAGAACATCGCCAAGCGGTTGCAGAAAGAAGGCATCGTGGAGCGTTTCAATTCCAAATCCGAAATTTTTACCCTGCAGCGCATGAGCAACAACGATTGCCTGTACCTGGATCGTAAGACGCGCTTCTGCACTATTTATGACAAGCGCCCGGACACTTGCCGCAACCACCCGAAAATCGGTCCGCGGCCGGGGTATTGCGCGTACAAGCCAAAGGAAGTGGTGCGCGAGACCAAGTTCCGGACCCTCGACAAATTCTGA
- the typA gene encoding translational GTPase TypA, which yields MIENLRNIAIIAHVDHGKTTLVDKLLRQSGTLERNELNDERVMDSNDQEKERGITILAKNTAINWNGYHINIVDTPGHADFGGEVERVMSMVDSVLLLVDAQDGPMPQTRFVTKKAFEAGLRPIVCINKVDRPGARPDWVLDQIFDLFDNLGATEEQLDFKVVYASALNGIAGLDHNDMAEDMTPLYQSIVDNVPAPAVDRDGAFQMQISALDYNSFLGVIGVGRIARGRVKPNTPVVAIGADGKKRNGRILKLMGHHGLHRIDVEEAAAGDIVCISGMDSLFISDTLCHPDTVEAMKPLTVDEPTVSMTFQVNDSPFCGKEGKFVTSRNIKERLDKELLYNVALRVEEGDSADKFKVSGRGELHLSVLIETMRREGFEMGVGRPEVIIRQVDGVKQEPFENVTIDTPEESQGKVMEEMGLRKGDLTNMVPDGKGRVRLEYNIPARGLIGFRNQFLTLTNGAGILTSIFDRYDTMKSGDMSGRQNGVLVSVETGKALTYSLETLQARGKLFVEHGQEIYNGQIVGLNSRDNDMGVNPTKGKKLDNMRASGKDETIALVPPVRFTLEQALEFIQDDELCEVTPKSIRLRKKILDEGERTRAAKKAKN from the coding sequence GTGATCGAAAATCTACGTAACATCGCCATCATTGCTCACGTTGACCATGGTAAAACCACCCTGGTAGACAAACTCCTGCGTCAATCCGGCACCCTGGAGCGCAACGAGCTCAACGACGAGCGCGTGATGGACTCCAACGACCAGGAAAAAGAGCGCGGCATTACCATCCTGGCCAAAAACACCGCCATCAACTGGAACGGCTACCACATCAACATCGTGGACACCCCGGGCCACGCCGACTTCGGCGGCGAAGTAGAACGCGTAATGTCGATGGTTGACTCCGTTCTGCTGCTGGTTGACGCTCAAGACGGCCCTATGCCGCAAACCCGTTTCGTGACCAAGAAGGCATTCGAAGCCGGCCTGCGTCCGATCGTGTGCATCAACAAGGTTGACCGTCCAGGCGCGCGTCCGGACTGGGTTCTGGACCAGATCTTCGACCTGTTCGACAACCTGGGTGCCACCGAAGAACAGCTGGACTTCAAAGTCGTCTACGCCTCGGCCCTGAACGGCATTGCCGGTCTGGACCACAACGACATGGCTGAAGACATGACCCCGCTGTACCAGTCGATCGTCGACAACGTACCAGCACCGGCTGTTGACCGTGACGGCGCGTTCCAGATGCAGATCTCCGCTCTGGACTACAACAGCTTCCTGGGTGTTATCGGCGTTGGCCGTATTGCTCGTGGTCGCGTCAAGCCGAACACTCCGGTTGTCGCTATCGGCGCCGACGGCAAGAAGCGCAACGGTCGTATCCTGAAGCTGATGGGTCACCACGGTCTGCACCGCATCGACGTTGAAGAAGCGGCTGCCGGCGACATCGTGTGCATCAGCGGTATGGACTCGCTGTTCATCTCCGACACCCTGTGCCACCCGGACACCGTCGAGGCGATGAAGCCTCTGACCGTTGACGAGCCAACCGTTTCCATGACCTTCCAGGTAAACGACTCGCCTTTCTGCGGTAAAGAAGGCAAGTTCGTGACCTCCCGTAACATCAAGGAGCGTCTGGACAAAGAGCTGCTGTACAACGTTGCTCTGCGCGTTGAAGAAGGCGACTCGGCTGACAAGTTCAAGGTTTCCGGCCGTGGTGAGCTGCACCTCTCGGTACTGATCGAAACCATGCGTCGCGAAGGCTTCGAAATGGGCGTAGGTCGTCCGGAAGTGATCATCCGTCAGGTTGACGGCGTGAAGCAGGAACCGTTCGAAAACGTCACCATCGACACCCCGGAAGAATCCCAGGGCAAGGTGATGGAAGAGATGGGTCTGCGTAAAGGCGACCTGACCAACATGGTGCCGGATGGCAAAGGCCGTGTGCGTCTGGAATACAACATCCCTGCTCGTGGTCTGATCGGTTTCCGTAACCAGTTCCTGACCCTGACCAACGGCGCTGGCATCCTGACCTCGATCTTCGATCGCTACGACACCATGAAGTCCGGCGACATGTCCGGCCGTCAGAACGGTGTTCTGGTCTCGGTAGAAACCGGCAAGGCGCTGACCTACTCCCTGGAAACCCTCCAGGCGCGTGGCAAGCTGTTCGTTGAACACGGTCAAGAGATCTACAACGGTCAGATCGTTGGTCTGAACAGCCGTGACAACGACATGGGCGTCAACCCAACCAAAGGCAAGAAGCTCGACAACATGCGTGCTTCGGGCAAAGACGAAACCATCGCTCTGGTTCCACCTGTTCGCTTCACCCTGGAACAGGCTCTGGAATTCATCCAGGACGACGAGCTGTGCGAAGTCACGCCTAAGTCGATCCGCCTGCGCAAGAAGATCCTGGACGAAGGCGAGCGTACCCGCGCTGCCAAGAAAGCCAAGAACTGA
- the glnA gene encoding glutamate--ammonia ligase → MSKSVQLIKDHDVKWIDLRFTDTKGTQHHVTMPARDALEDDFFEVGKMFDGSSISGWKGIEASDMILLPDDDSAVLDPFTEEPTLILVCDIIEPSTMQGYDRDPRAIAHRAEEYLKTTGIGDTVFCGPEPEFFIFDEVKFKSDISGSMFKIFSEQGSWMSDQDIEGGNKGHRPGVKGGYFPVPPFDHDHEIRTSMCNALEEMGQVVEVHHHEVATAGQNEIGVKFNTLVKKADEVQTLKYVVHNVADAYGRTATFMPKPLYGDNGSGMHVHMSIAKDGKNTFAGEGYAGLSETALFFIGGIIKHGKALNGFTNPATNSYKRLVPGFEAPVMLAYSARNRSASIRIPYVNSPRGRRIEARFPDPAANPYLAFAALLMAGLDGIQNKIHPGDAADKNLYDLPPEEAKEIPQVCGSLKEALEELDKGRAFLTKGGVFSDDFIDAYIELKSEEEIKVRTFVHPLEYELYYSC, encoded by the coding sequence ATGTCGAAGTCGGTTCAACTCATCAAAGATCATGACGTTAAATGGATTGATCTGCGCTTCACGGACACTAAAGGTACTCAGCACCACGTGACCATGCCGGCTCGCGACGCGCTGGAAGACGACTTCTTCGAAGTCGGCAAGATGTTCGACGGTTCCTCCATCTCTGGCTGGAAAGGCATCGAAGCCTCCGACATGATCCTGCTGCCGGACGACGACTCTGCCGTTCTGGACCCGTTCACCGAAGAGCCGACCCTGATTCTGGTCTGCGACATCATCGAACCTTCGACCATGCAAGGCTACGATCGCGACCCGCGCGCCATCGCCCACCGTGCCGAGGAATACCTGAAGACCACCGGTATCGGTGACACCGTTTTCTGCGGTCCTGAGCCTGAGTTCTTCATCTTCGACGAAGTGAAGTTCAAGTCCGACATCTCCGGCTCGATGTTCAAGATCTTCTCCGAGCAAGGCTCATGGATGTCCGACCAAGACATCGAAGGCGGCAACAAAGGCCACCGTCCAGGCGTCAAAGGCGGCTACTTCCCAGTACCTCCGTTCGACCACGACCACGAAATCCGTACCTCCATGTGCAACGCGCTGGAAGAAATGGGCCAGGTCGTTGAAGTTCACCACCACGAAGTGGCAACTGCTGGCCAGAACGAAATCGGCGTCAAGTTCAACACCCTGGTGAAGAAAGCTGACGAAGTTCAAACCCTGAAATACGTTGTCCACAACGTTGCTGACGCCTACGGCCGCACCGCGACCTTCATGCCGAAGCCACTGTACGGCGATAACGGTTCGGGTATGCACGTTCACATGTCCATCGCCAAAGATGGCAAGAACACCTTCGCCGGCGAAGGTTATGCCGGCCTGTCGGAAACTGCCCTGTTCTTCATCGGCGGTATCATCAAGCACGGTAAGGCCCTGAACGGCTTCACCAACCCGGCAACCAACTCCTACAAGCGTCTGGTACCAGGCTTCGAAGCACCGGTCATGCTGGCCTACTCGGCTCGTAACCGTTCCGCTTCGATCCGCATTCCTTACGTCAACAGCCCACGCGGCCGTCGTATCGAAGCACGTTTCCCGGACCCGGCTGCCAACCCATACCTGGCTTTCGCAGCACTGCTGATGGCGGGTCTGGACGGTATTCAGAACAAGATCCACCCTGGCGACGCCGCCGACAAAAACTTGTACGACCTGCCGCCTGAAGAGGCCAAAGAGATCCCACAAGTGTGCGGCAGCCTGAAAGAAGCCCTGGAAGAGCTGGACAAGGGCCGTGCGTTCCTGACCAAAGGCGGCGTATTCAGCGACGACTTCATCGATGCCTACATCGAGCTGAAAAGCGAAGAAGAAATCAAGGTTCGCACCTTCGTACACCCACTGGAATACGAGCTGTACTACAGCTGCTGA
- the glnL gene encoding nitrogen regulation protein NR(II), which yields MTISDALHRLLLDNLTTATILLNDDLRLEYMNPAAEMLLAISGQRSHGQFISELFTESAEALSSLRQAVEQAHPFTKREAMLTALTGQTLTVDYAVTPILNNGATLLLLEVHPRDRLLRITKEEAQLSKQETSKMLVRGLAHEIKNPLGGIRGAAQLLARELPDENLKDYTNVIIEEADRLRNLVDRMLGSNKLPSLAMTNVHEVLERVCQLVEAESQGCITLVRDYDPSIPDVLIDREQMIQAVLNIVRNAMQAISSQNELRLGRISLRTRALRQFTIGHVRHRLVTKVEIIDNGPGIPAELQETIFFPMVSGRPDGTGLGLAITQNIISQHQGLIECESHPGHTTFSIFLPLEQGAPST from the coding sequence ATGACCATCAGCGATGCACTGCACCGTTTGTTACTCGACAACCTGACCACCGCGACCATTCTGCTCAACGACGACCTGCGTCTTGAGTACATGAACCCGGCGGCAGAGATGCTCCTGGCCATCAGTGGCCAGCGCAGCCATGGGCAGTTCATCAGCGAATTGTTCACCGAGTCGGCCGAGGCCTTGAGCTCGTTGCGCCAGGCCGTCGAGCAGGCTCACCCGTTCACCAAGCGCGAGGCGATGCTCACTGCCCTCACCGGCCAGACGCTGACGGTCGATTACGCCGTGACCCCAATCCTGAACAATGGCGCCACCCTGCTGCTGCTCGAAGTGCACCCGCGCGACCGCCTGCTGCGCATCACCAAGGAAGAAGCGCAGTTGTCCAAGCAGGAAACCAGCAAAATGCTGGTGCGCGGCCTGGCCCATGAGATCAAAAACCCCTTGGGCGGGATTCGCGGCGCCGCACAGCTGCTGGCCCGCGAGCTGCCGGACGAAAACCTCAAGGACTACACCAACGTCATCATCGAGGAAGCCGACCGCCTGCGTAACCTGGTGGACCGCATGCTCGGCTCCAACAAGCTGCCGTCGCTGGCGATGACCAACGTGCACGAAGTGCTGGAGCGCGTCTGCCAACTGGTGGAAGCCGAAAGCCAGGGCTGCATCACCCTGGTGCGCGATTATGACCCGAGCATTCCCGACGTATTGATCGACCGCGAGCAGATGATTCAGGCGGTGCTCAATATCGTGCGCAACGCCATGCAGGCCATCAGCAGCCAGAACGAACTGCGCCTGGGCCGCATCAGCCTGCGTACCCGTGCCCTGCGCCAGTTCACCATCGGCCATGTGCGCCATCGCCTGGTGACCAAGGTCGAGATCATCGACAACGGCCCGGGCATCCCTGCGGAACTGCAGGAAACCATCTTCTTTCCCATGGTCAGCGGCCGCCCGGACGGTACCGGGCTGGGCCTGGCCATTACCCAGAACATCATCAGCCAGCACCAGGGTCTGATCGAGTGTGAAAGCCATCCCGGCCACACCACGTTCTCGATCTTTCTGCCACTGGAACAAGGAGCCCCATCGACATGA
- the ntrC gene encoding nitrogen regulation protein NR(I): MSRSETVWIVDDDRSIRWVLEKALQQEGMTTQSFDSADGVMSRLARQQPDVIISDIRMPGASGLDLLARIREQHPRLPVIIMTAHSDLDSAVASYQGGAFEYLPKPFDVDEAVALVKRANQHAQEQQSQEAPPALTRTPEIIGEAPAMQEVFRAIGRLSHSNITVLINGESGTGKELVAHALHRHSPRAASPFIALNMAAIPKDLMESELFGHEKGAFTGAANLRRGRFEQADGGTLFLDEIGDMPADTQTRLLRVLADGEFYRVGGHTPVKVDVRIIAATHQNLETLVHAGKFREDLFHRLNVIRIHIPRLSDRREDIPTLARHFLSRAAQELAVEPKLLKSETEEYLKNLPWPGNVRQLENTCRWITVMASGREVHISDLPPELLSLPQDSAPVTNWEQALRQWADQALARGQSNLLDSAVPAFERIMIETALKHTTGRRRDAAVLLGWGRNTLTRKIKELGMKVDGGDDDEGDEG; this comes from the coding sequence ATGAGCCGTAGTGAAACTGTCTGGATCGTCGATGACGACCGTTCTATCCGCTGGGTCCTCGAGAAAGCCTTGCAACAGGAAGGCATGACCACCCAGAGCTTCGATAGCGCCGACGGGGTGATGAGCCGCCTGGCTCGCCAGCAGCCGGACGTGATCATCTCCGACATCCGCATGCCCGGCGCCAGTGGCCTGGACTTGCTGGCACGCATCCGCGAGCAGCACCCGCGCCTGCCGGTGATCATCATGACCGCGCACTCGGACCTGGACAGCGCTGTCGCGTCCTATCAGGGCGGCGCCTTTGAATACCTGCCCAAGCCGTTCGACGTGGACGAGGCGGTGGCGCTGGTCAAGCGCGCCAACCAGCACGCCCAGGAACAACAAAGCCAGGAAGCCCCGCCGGCCCTGACCCGCACCCCGGAAATCATCGGCGAAGCGCCGGCGATGCAGGAAGTGTTTCGCGCCATCGGGCGCTTGAGCCACTCCAACATTACCGTGCTGATCAATGGCGAATCGGGTACCGGTAAAGAGCTGGTGGCCCACGCGCTGCACCGCCACAGCCCGCGGGCGGCCTCGCCGTTTATCGCGCTGAACATGGCGGCGATCCCCAAGGATTTGATGGAGTCCGAGCTGTTCGGCCATGAAAAAGGTGCGTTCACCGGCGCAGCCAACTTGCGCCGCGGCCGCTTTGAACAGGCGGATGGCGGCACGCTGTTTCTGGATGAAATCGGCGACATGCCGGCCGACACCCAGACGCGCTTGCTGCGGGTACTGGCCGATGGCGAGTTCTACCGCGTTGGCGGGCACACGCCGGTCAAGGTCGACGTGCGCATCATCGCCGCAACCCACCAAAACCTCGAAACCCTGGTGCATGCGGGCAAATTCCGTGAGGATTTGTTTCACCGCCTCAACGTGATCCGCATCCACATTCCCCGCCTGTCGGACCGCCGCGAAGATATTCCGACGCTCGCCCGTCACTTCCTCAGCCGCGCCGCGCAGGAACTGGCGGTAGAACCGAAGCTGCTCAAAAGCGAGACCGAGGAATACCTGAAAAACCTGCCGTGGCCGGGCAACGTGCGTCAGCTGGAAAACACCTGCCGCTGGATCACGGTGATGGCGTCCGGGCGCGAAGTGCACATCAGCGACCTGCCGCCGGAGCTGTTGAGCCTGCCGCAGGACTCGGCACCCGTGACGAACTGGGAACAGGCCTTGCGCCAATGGGCCGACCAGGCCCTGGCACGCGGGCAGTCGAACCTGTTGGACAGTGCCGTACCGGCGTTTGAGCGGATCATGATCGAAACCGCCCTGAAACACACCACCGGCCGCCGCCGCGACGCCGCCGTACTGCTGGGCTGGGGCCGCAATACCTTGACGCGAAAGATCAAGGAATTGGGGATGAAGGTGGATGGAGGGGATGACGACGAAGGTGATGAGGGCTAA
- the thiI gene encoding tRNA uracil 4-sulfurtransferase ThiI — translation MKLIVKVFPEITIKSRPVRTRFIRQLAKNIRAVLRDLDPAVVVNGVWDNLELETRITDAKALKDMTERLSCMPGIAHFLQVDEYPLGDFDDITEKCKQHYGDSLTGKIFSVRCKRAGKHPFSSMDVEKYVGSKLRRECGAAGISLKTPEIEVRIEIRDQRLFVIHSQHNSIGGYPLGALEQTLVLMSGGFDSTVAAYQIMRRGLMSHFCFFNLGGRAHELGVMEVAHFIWKKYGSSQRVLFVSVPFEEVLGEILGKVDNSHMGVVLKRMMLRAASRIADQLHIDALVTGEAISQVSSQTLPNLSLIDCVTEKLVLRPLIASHKQDIIDLAEEIGTADFAKHMPEYCGVISVNPKTHAKRHRVEHEEKEFDMAVLERALENAKMVPIDRVIDELGQDVKIEEVSEALAGQIVVDIRHPDAAEDEPLEIPGIDVQTLPFYALNARFKELDNSRQYLLYCDKGVMSRLHAHHLLSEGHANVRVYRPS, via the coding sequence ATGAAATTAATCGTAAAAGTCTTCCCCGAGATCACCATCAAAAGCCGACCGGTACGGACGCGTTTCATCCGTCAATTGGCCAAGAACATCCGTGCCGTGCTCCGTGACCTGGACCCGGCTGTGGTGGTGAACGGCGTGTGGGACAACCTCGAGCTGGAAACCCGTATTACCGACGCCAAAGCCTTGAAGGACATGACCGAGCGCCTGAGCTGCATGCCGGGCATCGCGCATTTCCTGCAGGTGGATGAGTACCCGCTGGGCGACTTCGACGACATCACCGAGAAGTGCAAGCAGCACTACGGTGATTCGCTCACCGGCAAGATTTTTTCGGTGCGCTGCAAGCGCGCCGGCAAGCACCCGTTCAGCTCCATGGATGTCGAAAAATACGTCGGCAGCAAGCTGCGTCGCGAGTGCGGCGCCGCCGGAATTTCGTTGAAAACGCCGGAAATTGAAGTTCGGATCGAAATTCGCGACCAACGGTTGTTTGTGATCCACAGCCAGCACAACAGCATCGGCGGCTACCCGTTGGGTGCACTGGAACAGACCCTGGTATTGATGTCCGGCGGTTTCGATTCCACCGTTGCGGCCTACCAGATCATGCGCCGCGGCCTGATGAGCCACTTCTGCTTCTTTAACCTGGGCGGACGTGCACACGAATTGGGCGTGATGGAAGTTGCGCACTTCATCTGGAAGAAATACGGCAGCTCCCAACGCGTGCTATTTGTCAGCGTACCGTTTGAAGAAGTGCTCGGCGAAATTCTCGGCAAAGTCGATAACAGTCATATGGGCGTGGTATTGAAGCGTATGATGTTGCGCGCCGCGTCCCGGATCGCCGACCAGTTGCACATCGATGCGCTGGTGACCGGTGAAGCGATTTCCCAGGTGTCCAGCCAGACCCTGCCGAACCTGTCGCTGATCGACTGCGTGACCGAGAAGCTGGTGCTGCGCCCGCTGATCGCCAGCCACAAGCAGGACATCATCGACCTGGCAGAAGAAATCGGCACCGCCGACTTTGCCAAGCACATGCCTGAGTACTGCGGGGTCATCTCGGTGAATCCCAAGACCCACGCCAAGCGTCACCGCGTGGAGCATGAAGAGAAAGAATTCGACATGGCGGTTCTGGAGCGTGCGCTCGAGAACGCCAAAATGGTGCCAATCGACCGCGTGATCGACGAATTGGGCCAGGACGTGAAAATCGAAGAAGTCAGCGAAGCCCTGGCCGGCCAGATCGTCGTCGACATCCGTCACCCGGATGCCGCCGAGGATGAGCCGCTGGAGATTCCTGGCATCGACGTGCAAACGCTGCCGTTCTACGCACTGAACGCGCGTTTCAAGGAACTGGATAACAGCCGTCAGTACCTGCTGTATTGCGACAAAGGCGTGATGAGTCGCCTGCATGCCCACCATTTGCTCAGTGAGGGGCATGCCAATGTGCGCGTTTATCGACCGAGCTAA
- a CDS encoding glycogen/starch/alpha-glucan phosphorylase, with the protein MSQEPLAREAEVAAFREAVLTKLTYAVGKDPDHAFDHDWFEAIALAARDQMVDHWMDHTRRIYRKGQKRVYYLSLEFLIGRLLYDSLSNLGILEIAREALVELGVDLERIRLLEPDAALGNGGLGRLAACFMESMSTLGVAGHGYGIRYEHGLFRQAIVDGWQQEQTERWLDFGNPWEFERAEVIYPIGFGGSVETLADASGKMIQVWSPNETVRAVAYDTPVVGWRGASVNTLRLWRARAVEDLHLERFNAGDHLGAVAEVARAESISRVLYPADSTEAGQELRLRQEYFFVSASLQDLLRRHKNMHGSVLSLGEHAAIQLNDTHPSIAVAELMRQLVDLHDIPWEAAWDVTVETLSYTNHTLLPEALETWPVGLMERMLPRHMQIIYLINAQHIDSLRAKGIHDFDVLRAVSLIEEDNGRRVRMGNLAFLGSHSVNGVSGLHTQLMRSTVFSELHKLYPERINNKTNGITFRRWLYQANPKLTEMLVEALGPDILDKPEERLVELEPFAEKQTFRKAFAEQRLHSKRALAEIIHERLGIAVNPAAMFDVQVKRIHEYKRQLLNLLHTVALYQAIRAEPGTNWVPRVKIFSGKAAASYHQAKLIIKLTNDIARTVNNDPTVRGLLKVVFLPNYNVSLAESIIPAADLSEQISTAGFEASGTSNMKFGLNGALTIGTMDGANVEMHERVGAEHMFIFGLSAQQVEARKHAGEFNAGPDIAASHRLNDVLQAIRGGVFSPDDPGRYVGLIDGLIDYDRFLVCADFDSYWDAQARVEAHWHDSKAWWRSAVLNTARMGWFSSDRTIREYATEIWKALD; encoded by the coding sequence ATGTCTCAGGAACCGCTTGCACGAGAAGCAGAGGTAGCCGCATTTCGCGAGGCTGTCTTGACCAAACTCACCTACGCGGTGGGCAAGGACCCCGACCACGCCTTCGACCATGACTGGTTCGAAGCCATCGCCCTGGCCGCGCGCGACCAGATGGTCGATCACTGGATGGACCACACGCGGCGCATCTACCGCAAAGGTCAGAAGCGGGTTTATTACCTTTCCCTGGAATTCCTCATCGGCCGCCTGCTCTACGACAGCCTGAGCAACCTCGGCATCCTGGAAATCGCCCGTGAAGCGCTGGTGGAGCTGGGCGTGGACCTGGAGCGCATCCGCCTGCTGGAGCCCGACGCGGCGCTCGGCAACGGTGGCCTGGGTCGCTTGGCCGCGTGCTTTATGGAAAGCATGTCGACCCTGGGCGTTGCCGGCCATGGTTATGGCATCCGGTATGAACACGGCCTGTTCCGCCAGGCGATTGTCGATGGCTGGCAACAGGAACAAACCGAGCGCTGGCTGGATTTCGGCAACCCGTGGGAGTTCGAGCGCGCCGAGGTGATCTACCCGATCGGCTTTGGCGGCAGCGTGGAAACCCTGGCGGACGCCTCCGGCAAGATGATCCAGGTGTGGTCGCCCAACGAAACCGTACGGGCGGTTGCCTATGACACCCCGGTGGTCGGCTGGCGCGGTGCCAGCGTCAACACCCTGCGCCTGTGGCGTGCCCGTGCCGTGGAAGATTTGCACCTGGAGCGTTTCAACGCCGGTGACCACTTGGGCGCCGTCGCCGAAGTGGCCCGCGCCGAAAGCATTTCCCGGGTGCTTTACCCGGCCGACAGCACTGAAGCGGGGCAGGAACTGCGCCTGCGCCAGGAATACTTCTTCGTGTCCGCCTCGCTGCAGGATTTGCTGCGTCGCCACAAAAACATGCACGGTTCGGTGCTGAGCCTGGGCGAACATGCCGCCATCCAGCTCAACGACACGCACCCGTCCATCGCCGTGGCCGAATTGATGCGCCAGTTGGTGGATTTGCACGACATTCCGTGGGAAGCGGCGTGGGACGTCACCGTCGAAACCTTGTCCTACACCAACCACACCCTGTTGCCCGAAGCCCTGGAAACCTGGCCCGTAGGCCTGATGGAACGCATGCTGCCCCGGCACATGCAGATCATCTACCTGATCAACGCCCAGCACATCGACTCGCTGCGCGCCAAAGGCATCCACGATTTCGACGTGCTGCGCGCCGTGTCGCTGATCGAAGAAGACAACGGCCGCCGCGTGCGCATGGGTAACCTGGCGTTTCTGGGCTCCCACAGCGTCAACGGCGTGTCCGGCCTGCATACCCAATTGATGCGCAGCACAGTGTTTTCCGAACTGCACAAGCTCTACCCGGAGCGCATCAACAACAAAACCAACGGCATCACCTTCCGTCGCTGGCTGTACCAGGCCAACCCCAAACTCACTGAAATGCTGGTGGAAGCCCTGGGGCCGGACATTCTCGACAAGCCCGAAGAGCGGCTGGTGGAGCTTGAACCCTTCGCGGAAAAACAGACGTTCCGCAAGGCATTTGCCGAGCAGCGTCTGCACAGTAAGCGTGCACTGGCCGAGATCATCCATGAACGCCTGGGCATTGCGGTCAACCCGGCGGCGATGTTCGACGTGCAGGTCAAACGCATCCACGAGTACAAGCGCCAGTTGCTGAACCTGCTGCACACCGTGGCGCTGTACCAGGCGATCCGTGCCGAGCCGGGCACCAACTGGGTGCCGCGAGTGAAAATCTTCTCCGGCAAGGCGGCGGCCAGTTATCATCAGGCCAAGTTGATCATCAAGCTGACCAACGACATCGCCCGCACCGTCAATAACGACCCGACCGTGCGCGGTTTGCTCAAGGTGGTGTTCCTGCCCAACTACAACGTGAGCCTGGCGGAAAGCATCATTCCGGCGGCTGACTTGTCGGAGCAGATCTCCACCGCCGGCTTTGAAGCCTCGGGCACCAGCAACATGAAGTTCGGCCTCAACGGTGCGCTGACCATCGGCACCATGGACGGCGCCAACGTGGAAATGCACGAGCGCGTCGGTGCCGAGCACATGTTCATCTTCGGCCTCAGTGCGCAGCAGGTGGAAGCCCGCAAACACGCCGGCGAGTTCAATGCCGGGCCGGACATCGCCGCCTCCCATCGCCTCAATGACGTGCTGCAAGCGATTCGCGGCGGGGTGTTCTCGCCGGATGATCCGGGGCGCTATGTGGGCCTGATCGACGGGTTGATCGACTACGACCGTTTCCTGGTGTGTGCCGACTTCGATTCCTACTGGGACGCCCAGGCACGGGTCGAAGCGCATTGGCATGATTCCAAGGCCTGGTGGCGTTCGGCGGTGTTGAATACCGCGCGGATGGGCTGGTTCTCGTCTGACCGGACGATCCGGGAGTATGCGACGGAAATCTGGAAAGCTTTGGACTGA